The following are from one region of the Halodesulfurarchaeum sp. HSR-GB genome:
- a CDS encoding DUF2892 domain-containing protein, with amino-acid sequence MEPNVGETDRTLRLAAGMLLGILGAIGALGQATFSPLIGVLLFVVGLVLLGTGFTRTCLLYRPLGIDTRSKR; translated from the coding sequence ATGGAACCGAACGTCGGCGAAACCGACCGGACGCTGCGCCTCGCTGCTGGGATGCTGCTCGGGATCCTGGGGGCAATCGGCGCCCTCGGCCAGGCGACATTTTCCCCACTGATCGGGGTGTTGCTCTTCGTCGTGGGCCTGGTGCTGCTCGGAACGGGATTCACTCGGACCTGTCTGCTGTACCGCCCGCTGGGCATCGACACCCGCTCGAAGCGGTAG
- the serS gene encoding serine--tRNA ligase, with protein MLSRQFVREHPDVVREAIENKGVEGVDLDHILEIDAEWRELKARGDELRHERNEVSDAVAEHKQAGDEAAAEEAIERSTELKAELEEVEERAEKLEAELESRLLEVPMIPDDDVPIGDDESDNIEARREGFADLRDLPGDVIPHYDLGEDLDILDFERGAKVSGGGFYFLKGDGARLEHALIQFMRDVHREQGYREVFPPIPVNSASMRGTGQFPKFVEDAYRLGGSNEEPYDDDDLWLLPTAEVPVTNMYAEDILLKEDLPIKHQAYTPNFRREAGEHGTETRGMVRVHQFNKVELVNFVEPEQSDERLHGLLNEAEEVLERLELPYRVLEMCTGDMGFTQARKYDIEVWAPADDMADGPDRGGRWLEVSSVSNFKDFQARRAGIRYRPERHESAEYVHTLNGSGVALPRVVVAILEYYQNEDGTVTVPAALRPYLDGQEVIEGHDPVGESALGAGDRD; from the coding sequence ATGTTGAGCAGGCAGTTCGTCCGGGAACACCCGGACGTCGTCCGGGAGGCGATCGAGAACAAAGGTGTGGAAGGTGTGGACCTGGACCACATCCTCGAGATCGACGCGGAGTGGCGGGAACTCAAGGCCCGCGGGGACGAGTTGCGCCACGAACGCAACGAGGTCAGCGACGCTGTCGCCGAGCACAAACAGGCCGGCGACGAGGCGGCCGCCGAGGAGGCCATCGAGCGCTCCACGGAACTGAAAGCGGAACTCGAGGAAGTCGAGGAACGGGCCGAGAAACTCGAAGCCGAACTCGAATCCCGCCTCCTCGAGGTGCCCATGATTCCCGACGATGACGTGCCTATCGGGGACGACGAGTCCGACAACATCGAAGCCCGTCGGGAGGGCTTTGCGGACTTGCGGGACCTGCCAGGGGACGTGATTCCTCACTACGACCTGGGCGAGGACCTGGACATCCTCGACTTCGAACGCGGCGCGAAGGTCTCGGGTGGCGGCTTTTACTTCCTCAAGGGGGACGGCGCCCGACTGGAACACGCGCTCATCCAGTTCATGCGTGATGTCCACCGCGAGCAGGGCTACCGCGAGGTCTTCCCGCCCATCCCGGTCAACTCCGCGTCCATGCGAGGGACCGGGCAGTTCCCGAAGTTCGTCGAGGACGCCTACCGCCTGGGTGGCTCCAACGAGGAGCCCTACGACGATGACGACCTCTGGTTGCTCCCGACGGCGGAGGTGCCGGTCACGAACATGTACGCCGAGGACATCCTCCTCAAGGAGGATCTGCCGATCAAACACCAGGCCTACACGCCGAATTTCCGGCGCGAGGCCGGCGAACACGGCACCGAGACCCGTGGGATGGTCCGGGTTCACCAGTTCAACAAGGTCGAACTCGTGAACTTCGTCGAACCCGAACAGAGCGACGAGCGCCTCCATGGGCTCCTCAACGAGGCCGAGGAAGTCCTCGAACGCCTCGAGCTCCCCTACCGAGTACTGGAGATGTGTACGGGCGATATGGGCTTCACCCAGGCCCGGAAGTACGACATCGAGGTCTGGGCCCCGGCTGATGACATGGCCGACGGCCCCGATCGTGGCGGTCGCTGGCTCGAAGTCTCCTCGGTTTCGAATTTCAAGGACTTCCAGGCCCGCCGGGCGGGGATCAGGTACCGACCCGAACGCCACGAGTCCGCGGAGTACGTCCACACGCTCAACGGCTCCGGCGTGGCCCTCCCACGGGTCGTCGTCGCGATCCTGGAGTACTACCAGAACGAGGACGGCACCGTCACCGTGCCGGCGGCCCTCCGGCCCTACCTCGACGGCCAGGAAGTCATCGAAGGACACGATCCGGTCGGCGAGAGCGCGCTAGGCGCTGGCGACCGGGACTAG
- a CDS encoding MBL fold metallo-hydrolase yields the protein MRVTLLGTGDTAGTPVPRCDCATCDRARETGKERSRFSVHVENERTGQSLLIDASPDFRQQFLDTDVALPDAAIITHVHFDHLDGLGNVYRLLERLPVHAANETDPETGESVAETVRRRYDYLHQVEVFAQTPFESFEAAGFEVTLVPVVHPPLLSYGLRVEGEEAVLSLTGDTSYAIPERSQTVLSGADLLLAEAIVPAAMCEKHPLGGRHPDENGVYRSFGTKHMTREGALDMADRLDAEQVRLVHLSHRYPAEEAFGPKLGVDGEQILL from the coding sequence ATGCGGGTCACCCTCCTGGGGACCGGGGACACCGCCGGCACACCGGTCCCGCGGTGTGACTGTGCGACCTGCGATCGAGCCCGGGAGACCGGAAAGGAGCGCTCGCGGTTCTCGGTGCACGTGGAGAACGAACGGACTGGCCAGAGCCTCCTGATCGACGCCAGCCCCGATTTCCGCCAGCAGTTTCTCGACACCGACGTGGCCCTCCCCGACGCGGCGATCATCACTCACGTGCACTTCGATCACCTCGACGGCCTGGGGAACGTCTACCGCCTGCTCGAACGGCTCCCGGTACACGCCGCCAACGAGACCGACCCCGAGACCGGCGAGTCCGTCGCGGAAACGGTGCGACGGCGCTATGACTACCTGCACCAGGTCGAGGTGTTCGCCCAGACCCCCTTCGAGTCCTTCGAGGCGGCCGGCTTCGAGGTCACGCTGGTGCCGGTCGTCCACCCGCCGCTTTTGAGCTACGGGCTCCGCGTCGAGGGGGAGGAGGCGGTGCTCTCACTCACGGGCGATACGAGCTACGCCATCCCGGAGCGCTCCCAAACAGTCCTCTCGGGTGCGGATCTGCTCCTCGCGGAGGCCATCGTCCCGGCGGCGATGTGCGAGAAACACCCGCTGGGCGGCCGTCACCCCGACGAAAACGGCGTCTATCGCTCCTTTGGCACCAAACACATGACCCGAGAAGGTGCGCTGGACATGGCCGACCGACTCGACGCCGAGCAGGTTCGACTCGTGCATCTCTCCCATCGCTATCCCGCCGAAGAGGCCTTCGGGCCGAAACTGGGCGTGGACGGCGAGCAGATCCTCCTCTAG
- a CDS encoding ATP-binding protein, translated as MENRQLDVVEVLLTGICYDRNPKLDENDLPPAIRTALWSGDGVRRPPKPDEEDLAAATGIEDPWAEISGLMFTDRDTFSGSVSVTDEGMAEEWFLERADRNRLQANPTLAYEYQDRDALDLDYEASRAANRPVHADPQYIESQLDSFFDEDDEEMLDLVEVRAPAEIEITLADLVLTRDQETEVRKVAKAIEHRDYLAEIGLREIGKLLFVGPPGTGKTSVARGLAHQLDLPFVEVKLSMITSQYLGETAKNVEKVFEVAKRLSPCILFIDEFDFVAKTRTSDEHAAIKRAVNTLLKSIDEVSLIRDDVLLIGATNHPDELDAAAWRRFDEILHFPRPDESMRSGILELVTADIDIEGFDPDELAAETEGLTGSDLRLVLREAVLSALVSDRTTLTQQDLLDAVEEFEERDHMRNLETIEEALDVESGHEHDHPPTA; from the coding sequence ATGGAAAACCGGCAGCTAGACGTCGTCGAGGTGTTGCTCACCGGGATCTGTTATGACCGGAACCCGAAACTCGACGAGAACGACCTGCCCCCCGCGATCCGGACGGCCCTCTGGTCCGGCGACGGTGTGCGACGACCGCCGAAACCCGACGAGGAGGACCTGGCGGCGGCCACCGGCATCGAGGACCCCTGGGCGGAGATCTCCGGGCTCATGTTCACGGACCGGGACACCTTCTCCGGGAGCGTCTCGGTGACCGACGAGGGGATGGCAGAGGAATGGTTCCTGGAACGCGCGGACCGCAACCGCCTCCAGGCGAACCCGACCCTGGCCTACGAGTACCAGGATCGGGACGCCCTGGACCTGGATTACGAGGCCTCGCGAGCGGCGAACCGGCCAGTGCACGCCGATCCGCAGTACATCGAGTCACAACTGGACTCCTTCTTCGACGAGGACGACGAGGAGATGCTCGACCTCGTGGAGGTGCGGGCCCCGGCGGAGATCGAGATCACCCTGGCGGATCTGGTGTTGACCAGAGACCAGGAGACCGAGGTCCGCAAGGTCGCAAAGGCCATCGAGCACCGGGACTACCTCGCCGAGATCGGCCTGCGCGAGATCGGCAAACTGCTCTTCGTCGGGCCCCCCGGCACCGGGAAGACCTCCGTCGCACGGGGGCTGGCCCACCAGCTCGATCTGCCCTTCGTCGAGGTCAAACTCTCGATGATCACCAGCCAGTACCTCGGGGAGACCGCGAAGAACGTCGAGAAGGTCTTCGAGGTGGCAAAGCGACTCTCGCCCTGTATTCTCTTCATCGACGAGTTCGACTTCGTCGCGAAGACCCGGACGAGCGACGAGCACGCGGCCATCAAGCGGGCCGTGAACACGCTGTTGAAATCGATCGACGAGGTGAGCCTGATCCGGGACGACGTGTTGCTCATCGGCGCGACCAACCACCCGGACGAACTCGACGCCGCCGCCTGGCGGCGCTTCGACGAGATCCTGCATTTCCCCCGCCCGGACGAGTCGATGCGCAGCGGAATTCTCGAACTGGTTACCGCCGACATCGACATCGAGGGCTTCGACCCGGACGAACTGGCCGCCGAAACCGAGGGACTCACCGGCAGCGACCTCCGGCTGGTACTTCGGGAGGCAGTGCTCTCCGCGCTGGTCTCGGATCGGACGACCCTGACCCAGCAGGACCTCCTCGATGCCGTCGAGGAGTTCGAGGAGCGGGATCACATGCGCAACCTGGAAACCATCGAGGAAGCCCTGGACGTCGAGAGCGGGCACGAACACGACCACCCGCCGACGGCATAG
- a CDS encoding flippase activity-associated protein Agl23: MRTHLDRLSPGVVLVGLTVLGLLVRLLGLGARVAHQDEARVASWILHYVAVDAWEYRPIIHGPFLPHVNGAVFELLGPSDFSMRLVVAVVGGLLPLSAWLLRDRLRDREVLFLGALLSFNPILVYYSRFMRNDVLLGAFGFLAAAFVVRAIDTNRRRYLFGAAVAFALALTTKENALLYPVTWAGTLVLLLDHRLFHSRYDDGWWDTLRRISKRIARALWQTKYSIFGSLLALLVVVVAFYAPKPEFYQALGAPSQLPAVLETATLGTWEKFAELWGSTGMQEHSYVTFLLHLLGVVAVGGLTTMVFAAIGFLADRYGNRYPRDLVAVGFFWGLASLLGYPIVSDIKAGWTAVHVLIPLMIPAAVGLSVVLDRAELALRRNQRQRAAVAIVLLLGAATVLAGSGVAINAVYPADERNPVVQYAQPAGDMKPTLEEIETIAAENEGIDVMFYGEEFYSPNETEHGASLDIETGGYAGWFDRLPLPWYLEQYDARVGSTETPAEIAEHDPPVIITLEEETGTLQGEIEGYEKTVHQGYLHDRPIVFYVRS; the protein is encoded by the coding sequence ATGCGCACCCACCTCGACCGACTGAGCCCAGGGGTGGTGCTCGTCGGGCTCACGGTGCTCGGGCTGCTGGTACGACTCCTCGGCCTCGGAGCCCGGGTGGCCCACCAGGACGAGGCCCGGGTGGCCAGCTGGATTCTCCACTACGTGGCCGTCGACGCCTGGGAGTACCGGCCGATCATCCACGGCCCCTTCCTGCCACACGTCAACGGTGCCGTCTTCGAACTGCTCGGCCCCAGTGATTTCTCCATGCGCCTGGTCGTCGCCGTGGTCGGGGGCCTGCTCCCGCTCTCGGCCTGGCTCCTCCGGGACCGACTCCGCGACCGGGAAGTGCTCTTCCTGGGGGCGCTGCTTTCGTTCAACCCGATCCTGGTCTACTACTCCCGGTTCATGCGCAACGACGTGTTGCTCGGGGCCTTTGGCTTTCTCGCCGCCGCCTTCGTGGTCCGGGCGATCGACACCAACCGGAGGCGGTATCTCTTCGGGGCGGCCGTCGCCTTCGCCCTGGCACTGACGACCAAGGAGAACGCGCTGCTCTACCCGGTGACCTGGGCCGGCACGCTCGTGTTGCTCCTCGATCACCGGCTCTTTCACTCGCGGTACGACGACGGTTGGTGGGACACACTCCGCAGGATCAGCAAGCGAATCGCCCGGGCACTCTGGCAGACCAAGTATTCGATTTTCGGGAGCCTGCTCGCCCTCCTCGTGGTCGTCGTCGCGTTCTACGCGCCGAAACCCGAATTCTATCAGGCGCTTGGGGCCCCAAGCCAGTTGCCAGCCGTGCTCGAGACGGCCACGCTGGGCACCTGGGAGAAGTTCGCCGAGCTATGGGGCAGTACCGGCATGCAGGAACACTCCTATGTCACCTTCCTCCTCCACCTGCTGGGAGTCGTGGCCGTCGGCGGTCTCACGACGATGGTGTTTGCCGCGATCGGCTTTCTCGCGGATCGGTACGGGAATCGATATCCCAGAGACCTGGTCGCGGTCGGCTTCTTCTGGGGACTGGCGAGTCTCCTCGGGTACCCCATCGTGTCGGACATCAAGGCCGGCTGGACGGCCGTGCACGTCCTGATCCCCCTGATGATCCCGGCCGCGGTCGGGCTCTCGGTCGTCCTGGACCGGGCCGAACTGGCGCTTCGACGGAATCAGCGACAGAGGGCGGCCGTGGCAATCGTGTTGTTGCTCGGAGCCGCCACCGTGCTTGCGGGCAGCGGCGTGGCGATCAACGCCGTCTATCCGGCCGACGAACGCAACCCCGTCGTGCAGTACGCCCAGCCGGCCGGGGACATGAAGCCCACGCTCGAAGAGATCGAGACGATCGCGGCCGAGAACGAGGGGATCGATGTGATGTTCTACGGCGAGGAGTTCTACAGCCCGAACGAGACCGAACACGGGGCCAGCCTCGACATCGAGACCGGGGGGTACGCGGGCTGGTTCGATCGGTTGCCCCTCCCCTGGTACCTGGAGCAGTACGACGCCCGCGTCGGGAGTACGGAAACCCCCGCGGAGATCGCCGAACACGACCCACCGGTGATCATCACGCTGGAGGAGGAAACCGGGACCCTGCAGGGAGAAATCGAGGGCTACGAGAAGACCGTCCATCAGGGGTACCTCCACGATCGGCCGATCGTCTTCTACGTTCGCTCGTAG
- a CDS encoding translation initiation factor IF-2 subunit gamma, translated as MEADNRQPEVNIGLVGHVDHGKTTLVRALSGEWTDQHSEELKRGISIRLGYADTTLRRCPECTGPEAYTVEETCPEHDVETEVLRTVSFVDAPGHETLMATMLSGAALMDGAVLVVSATEPVPQPQTEEHLMALDSIGIENIVIAQNKVDLVDAETARENYEQITDFVAGTVAEGAPIVPISAEQEINIDLIIEALQEEIPTPERDPEADARMYVARSFDINRPGTEWGDLSGGVIGGSLVQGILEQDTELEIRPGREVEEGGQTEWRPVTSTVRSIQAGGEMVESAAPGGLLGVGTGLDPSLTKGDALAGQVAGEPGSLPPVWEQFEMDIDLLDRLVGAEEDESVEPINTGEPLMLTIGTATTVGAVTSARGGEAEVNLKRPVCAPEGATIAINRRVGTRWRLIGIGTLRG; from the coding sequence ATGGAAGCCGACAACCGACAACCGGAGGTGAACATTGGACTCGTCGGGCACGTAGACCACGGGAAGACCACCCTGGTCCGGGCCCTCTCCGGCGAGTGGACCGACCAGCACTCCGAGGAGCTCAAGCGGGGCATCTCGATTCGGCTGGGATATGCAGACACGACCCTGCGACGCTGTCCGGAGTGTACGGGCCCCGAGGCCTACACGGTCGAGGAGACCTGCCCGGAGCACGACGTCGAGACCGAAGTCCTCCGGACCGTCTCCTTCGTGGACGCCCCTGGCCACGAGACCCTGATGGCGACGATGCTCTCGGGGGCCGCGCTCATGGACGGGGCGGTGCTGGTCGTCTCCGCGACCGAACCGGTCCCACAGCCACAGACCGAGGAGCACCTGATGGCCCTGGACAGCATCGGCATCGAGAACATCGTCATCGCCCAGAACAAGGTCGATCTGGTCGACGCCGAGACCGCTCGTGAGAACTACGAGCAGATCACGGACTTCGTCGCGGGCACGGTCGCCGAAGGGGCCCCGATCGTCCCGATCAGCGCCGAACAGGAGATCAACATCGACCTGATCATCGAGGCCCTCCAGGAAGAGATCCCCACGCCCGAGCGGGACCCCGAGGCCGACGCCCGGATGTACGTCGCCCGGAGTTTCGACATCAACCGCCCCGGCACCGAGTGGGGCGACCTCAGCGGCGGGGTCATCGGCGGCAGCCTGGTCCAGGGAATCCTGGAACAGGACACGGAGCTGGAGATTCGGCCCGGTCGCGAAGTCGAGGAGGGCGGCCAGACCGAGTGGCGGCCCGTGACCTCCACCGTCCGCTCGATCCAGGCCGGCGGCGAGATGGTCGAGTCGGCCGCGCCGGGTGGCCTGCTCGGGGTCGGCACCGGCCTGGACCCGAGCCTGACGAAAGGCGACGCGCTCGCTGGCCAGGTCGCCGGCGAACCGGGCTCGCTCCCGCCGGTCTGGGAGCAGTTCGAGATGGACATCGACCTGCTCGACCGGCTCGTCGGGGCCGAAGAAGACGAGAGCGTCGAGCCGATCAACACGGGCGAACCGCTCATGCTGACCATCGGCACGGCCACCACCGTCGGGGCCGTCACGAGCGCTCGCGGCGGCGAGGCCGAAGTGAACCTCAAGCGCCCGGTCTGTGCCCCCGAAGGGGCGACGATCGCGATCAACCGCCGGGTCGGAACCCGCTGGCGGCTCATCGGTATCGGCACGCTGCGTGGATGA
- a CDS encoding PIN domain-containing protein, with the protein MRVAMDTNALMMPVEVDLRVFEELDRLLGEYTPVVPAAVIAELESLAESGGTAGRAAQVGLDLADRCESVQSTESYADDALVALGTAGEVDSVVTNDAPLRNRLLEAGVPVIHLRGRNQLTRTQP; encoded by the coding sequence ATGAGAGTCGCCATGGACACGAACGCACTGATGATGCCGGTCGAGGTCGATCTTCGTGTCTTCGAGGAACTCGACCGGCTGCTCGGGGAGTACACCCCCGTCGTGCCCGCGGCCGTAATCGCCGAACTGGAGTCCCTGGCCGAGTCGGGCGGCACCGCCGGTCGGGCCGCCCAGGTCGGACTCGATCTGGCCGATCGGTGCGAATCGGTCCAGTCCACAGAATCGTATGCCGATGACGCCCTGGTCGCGCTTGGAACCGCCGGCGAGGTCGATTCGGTAGTCACGAACGACGCCCCGCTCCGGAACCGCCTGCTCGAGGCGGGCGTTCCGGTAATCCATTTAAGGGGCCGGAATCAACTAACGCGTACTCAACCATAG
- a CDS encoding bile acid:sodium symporter family protein, producing MSFTDQLSRVARFASKYFVVWVVAAAALGLWQPATFVPILNYVNPLLGLIMLGMGLTLTPADFKRLVERPVDVGIGATTQWLVMPLAAYLLYLAFNLPEAIGVGLILVGAAPGGTASNVMTYLGRGDVALSVAITTVTTLAAPIVMPAWTLVILGQGIDVTFMEMFTNIVQIVIIPVVLGFALRYILDRAAPAVAEIGMDVFPVISVAAIAAIVAGVVGANVESILTAGALVLAAVILHNGIGLGAGYGVGKAVGMSTDRVRATSFEVGLQNSALAVALATSLFEPAAALIPALFSVWHNVSGPALASFFAWQDDQAATKEPSPTTAD from the coding sequence ATGAGCTTCACGGACCAGCTCTCGCGGGTCGCCCGATTCGCGAGCAAGTACTTCGTCGTCTGGGTGGTCGCTGCCGCGGCACTGGGCCTGTGGCAGCCGGCGACCTTCGTTCCGATCCTGAACTACGTCAACCCCCTGCTGGGACTCATCATGCTCGGCATGGGCCTGACACTCACGCCGGCGGACTTCAAGCGACTGGTCGAACGACCCGTCGACGTTGGCATCGGCGCGACAACCCAGTGGCTGGTGATGCCCCTTGCGGCCTACCTGCTCTATCTCGCCTTCAACCTGCCTGAGGCCATCGGCGTCGGCCTCATCCTCGTGGGCGCGGCCCCCGGTGGAACCGCCTCGAACGTGATGACCTACCTCGGCCGGGGCGACGTCGCGCTCTCGGTTGCCATCACGACCGTGACGACCCTGGCCGCGCCGATCGTCATGCCGGCCTGGACCCTGGTGATTCTGGGCCAGGGCATCGACGTGACCTTCATGGAGATGTTCACGAACATCGTCCAGATCGTCATTATCCCGGTCGTGCTCGGGTTCGCCCTGCGCTATATTCTCGATCGCGCCGCCCCGGCGGTGGCCGAGATCGGAATGGACGTCTTCCCCGTGATCAGCGTCGCGGCCATCGCCGCGATCGTCGCCGGCGTGGTCGGCGCGAACGTCGAAAGCATCCTCACCGCCGGTGCCCTCGTGCTGGCTGCCGTCATCCTGCACAACGGAATCGGGCTGGGAGCCGGCTACGGCGTGGGCAAGGCCGTCGGCATGTCGACCGACCGAGTCCGGGCGACGAGTTTCGAAGTCGGACTCCAGAACAGTGCGCTCGCGGTGGCACTCGCGACCAGCCTCTTCGAACCGGCAGCAGCGTTGATTCCGGCGCTTTTCAGCGTCTGGCACAACGTCAGCGGGCCGGCCCTGGCGAGTTTCTTCGCCTGGCAGGACGATCAGGCGGCGACAAAAGAGCCGTCACCGACGACCGCCGACTAG
- a CDS encoding DUF5787 family protein, with protein sequence MREYDFELRLAALLERDGLPTGPETGILARQLGTSVTGAGERILDLVAVSPGPDFDTRVRLTAETIPPLVVESDLGVGTARSVTQSIDAPPAAARRVAERAAEVGFLELSRMQGRLVGRQAARYPDWFDELVGIENKPDLGTPGDLASQLRRDVSLQVLDRVILATASHVTRAHRHRIPDPVGIWRVDPEAPRIEVVREAESLEPNRPSFEIRAEHPGQFDVAFAGTAQKARQRRRVAERAYGKGWRTYELPACANARSASIAGTDGLPGCAWADRLVEPAAECGVDCPGYETGSAPEVDLTAERARRTPWRPDPAGPARRQSFLDRF encoded by the coding sequence GTGCGCGAGTACGACTTCGAACTCCGCCTCGCCGCGCTCCTCGAACGGGATGGCCTCCCGACGGGACCCGAGACAGGGATTCTCGCCCGGCAGCTCGGAACCAGTGTCACCGGGGCGGGCGAGCGCATTCTGGACCTGGTTGCGGTCAGCCCTGGGCCGGACTTTGACACCCGAGTCAGGCTCACGGCCGAGACTATTCCGCCGCTCGTCGTCGAGAGCGATCTGGGGGTTGGGACGGCCCGCTCCGTCACCCAGTCGATCGACGCGCCGCCCGCCGCGGCCCGCCGGGTCGCCGAACGGGCGGCAGAGGTGGGGTTTCTCGAACTCTCACGAATGCAGGGTCGGCTGGTCGGCCGGCAGGCCGCCCGGTACCCGGACTGGTTCGACGAACTCGTGGGGATCGAGAACAAACCGGACCTGGGTACGCCGGGGGATCTGGCCTCCCAGCTCCGCCGGGACGTGAGCCTGCAGGTCCTCGATCGGGTGATCCTCGCGACGGCCTCCCACGTGACCCGCGCGCACCGCCACCGGATACCCGATCCGGTGGGCATCTGGCGGGTCGATCCGGAGGCCCCTCGAATCGAGGTCGTTCGCGAGGCCGAGTCCCTGGAACCGAACCGACCGAGCTTCGAGATCCGAGCGGAGCATCCGGGCCAGTTCGACGTGGCCTTCGCCGGAACCGCGCAGAAGGCCCGACAGCGCCGTCGGGTCGCCGAGCGAGCGTATGGCAAGGGGTGGCGAACCTACGAGTTGCCGGCCTGTGCGAACGCCCGGTCGGCGTCGATTGCGGGGACGGACGGCCTCCCCGGCTGTGCCTGGGCCGACCGCCTGGTCGAACCGGCCGCCGAGTGCGGGGTCGACTGTCCGGGGTACGAGACGGGCTCCGCTCCCGAGGTGGATCTCACGGCTGAACGGGCCCGGCGCACGCCCTGGCGACCCGACCCGGCCGGCCCCGCCAGGCGGCAGAGTTTTCTGGATCGGTTCTGA
- a CDS encoding ATP-binding protein: MTGTSAMTAGFGAVKLAYVAAFAAAAILTFGSLARIGDVQDADTRRGLAWLLAGSGSWAASTVGFLLAPGPTLSVAFHTIGLVIGLSTVGAWLYFTSAYTSRSIHRNPTLRRIALAVFLLVVAVKVTNPIHGLYYGVEMVQTPFPHVAIQNGVLHWTVMGASYALSAIGYFMLFERFEAVSFDTTPLLVLVGLTGLPIVLDIAGFTSPALIDVTYEPIGVAVFAAGLFFVFLDQFQAVRVAGERDDPVVALDTDDRIHQFNQAAERVFPDRLQGSIGKPLDAVFPDLVETSEEKQLVEVTDTGGPQYYRVATTPFTGGQTRLGRLLVFTDVTQEERARRKQARQNERLDRFTSTVSHDLRNPLTVARGRLEIAAEETDSEHVETALSALERMETMIEDLLDLARHGQPIDETEPVSLSTAATEAWEMVQTHEATLEVAGERTFEADPDRLASLFENLFRNAVEHAGPDVTVTVEPIEEGFAVGDDGPGIPPEERSKVLESGYSTADSGTGFGLAIVSEVADAHGWSVQVTAREAGGARFEFSGVN, from the coding sequence ATGACCGGGACGTCGGCCATGACGGCCGGGTTCGGGGCCGTCAAGCTCGCCTACGTCGCCGCCTTCGCGGCCGCCGCGATACTCACGTTCGGAAGTCTGGCCCGGATCGGGGACGTGCAGGACGCGGACACCCGCCGGGGACTGGCCTGGCTCCTGGCCGGCAGCGGCAGCTGGGCGGCGAGTACCGTCGGCTTCCTCCTGGCGCCGGGCCCCACGCTCTCGGTCGCCTTCCACACGATCGGACTCGTCATCGGCCTGAGTACCGTCGGCGCCTGGCTGTACTTCACCTCGGCGTACACCAGCCGGAGCATTCATCGAAATCCCACGCTCCGGCGGATCGCCCTGGCCGTGTTCCTCCTCGTCGTCGCCGTGAAGGTCACCAACCCGATTCACGGGCTCTACTACGGCGTCGAGATGGTCCAGACGCCGTTTCCCCACGTCGCCATCCAGAACGGCGTGCTCCACTGGACAGTCATGGGGGCCTCCTATGCCCTCTCGGCAATCGGCTACTTCATGCTCTTCGAGCGGTTCGAGGCGGTCAGCTTCGACACCACCCCGCTTTTGGTGCTCGTCGGGCTGACCGGCCTGCCGATCGTCCTCGACATCGCGGGGTTCACCAGCCCGGCCCTGATCGACGTCACCTACGAGCCGATCGGCGTGGCGGTGTTCGCCGCGGGCCTGTTTTTCGTCTTCCTCGATCAGTTCCAGGCGGTGCGAGTCGCAGGCGAGCGTGACGATCCGGTGGTCGCCCTGGACACCGACGATCGGATCCACCAGTTCAATCAGGCGGCCGAACGGGTGTTTCCCGACCGCCTTCAGGGATCGATCGGGAAGCCACTCGATGCGGTCTTTCCGGATCTCGTCGAGACCAGCGAGGAGAAACAACTCGTCGAAGTCACGGACACGGGTGGCCCCCAATACTACCGCGTCGCCACCACGCCCTTTACCGGCGGCCAGACGCGTCTCGGCCGTCTGCTGGTGTTTACGGACGTGACCCAGGAGGAGCGGGCCCGCCGGAAGCAGGCCCGCCAGAACGAACGGCTCGACCGGTTCACCAGCACGGTCTCACACGACCTCCGGAACCCGCTCACCGTCGCCCGGGGCCGACTCGAAATCGCCGCCGAGGAGACCGATTCCGAGCACGTCGAGACGGCTCTGTCGGCTCTGGAACGCATGGAGACCATGATCGAGGACCTCCTCGATCTGGCCCGTCACGGCCAGCCCATCGACGAGACCGAGCCGGTCTCGCTGTCGACGGCCGCCACGGAGGCCTGGGAGATGGTCCAGACCCACGAGGCGACCCTCGAGGTGGCCGGCGAGCGCACCTTCGAGGCCGACCCGGATCGGCTGGCGAGCCTGTTCGAGAACCTCTTCAGAAACGCCGTCGAGCACGCCGGGCCGGACGTGACCGTGACCGTCGAACCGATCGAGGAGGGGTTCGCCGTCGGCGACGACGGTCCCGGCATCCCGCCCGAGGAGCGCTCGAAGGTCCTGGAGTCGGGCTACTCGACCGCTGACTCGGGGACGGGCTTTGGGCTGGCGATCGTCTCGGAGGTTGCAGACGCTCACGGCTGGTCGGTCCAGGTGACAGCAAGAGAGGCCGGTGGGGCCCGCTTCGAGTTCAGCGGCGTGAACTAG